In uncultured Trichococcus sp., a single genomic region encodes these proteins:
- a CDS encoding helix-turn-helix domain-containing protein: MLNVSEVLHILEKEGLTSSRQVVLRWIRQGDLPAVQKTRKEGYQVAQSDLDEFITRKKETAASTESTEQTTYDYQAGYQAAIKDLLEKAMVSGSGDLFLFRKNASIPIHLADFKEMAARNFSTGKNNPFYQTAIKNLFHPFGRKTPENIIYVYPLGDYYKLANLIVSKEELSDFMKEMDLEGASLSDVFARFYLYYLTLGKVK; this comes from the coding sequence CGAGTTCTAGACAAGTTGTATTGCGTTGGATTCGTCAAGGAGACTTGCCAGCTGTACAAAAGACTCGGAAAGAAGGCTATCAGGTGGCGCAATCCGACCTCGATGAATTTATCACAAGGAAAAAAGAAACAGCTGCAAGCACCGAATCCACCGAACAGACAACCTACGACTATCAAGCAGGCTACCAGGCAGCCATAAAAGATCTGTTGGAGAAAGCTATGGTGAGCGGGTCTGGAGATCTTTTTCTTTTCAGGAAAAATGCCAGTATTCCGATCCATTTAGCGGATTTCAAGGAAATGGCTGCAAGAAATTTCAGCACCGGGAAGAACAATCCCTTCTACCAAACCGCGATTAAGAATCTCTTTCATCCCTTCGGACGGAAGACACCGGAAAACATCATTTATGTCTATCCTTTGGGGGATTATTATAAACTGGCTAATCTGATCGTCAGTAAAGAAGAATTGTCTGATTTCATGAAAGAGATGGATTTGGAAGGTGCCAGCCTTTCCGATGTTTTCGCGCGCTTTTATCTTTACTATTTGACTTTAGGTAAAGTAAAGTAA
- a CDS encoding LysR family transcriptional regulator, with protein sequence MIDYHYQTFLVLADCLDYATTAQELCLSKPAVTQHIQYLETDLEVKLFQNQGGNLTLTKKGQLLKNCLVVINDHIDDLLRQLAN encoded by the coding sequence ATGATTGATTATCATTACCAAACTTTCCTGGTTTTAGCTGATTGCTTAGATTATGCAACGACTGCTCAAGAACTTTGCTTGTCCAAACCAGCAGTCACGCAGCATATCCAATATCTCGAAACGGATTTGGAAGTTAAATTATTCCAGAACCAGGGTGGTAATTTGACGTTGACCAAAAAAGGCCAGTTGCTGAAAAATTGTTTGGTTGTCATAAACGATCACATTGATGATTTATTACGAC